TGGGAGCGCGGGGGAGAGCGCCCTCGCCTCACAGGCTAACGCCGCCGGCTCGCGGCTGTCAATCGCGAGGGGCAGGGCTCATACCATCTTGCAGAGCATCGTTCGGGAATAGGTCCTGAAAAGGTCTCACACAGAGAAACAGAGAAACAGAGGACTTCGGTTTCTCTGTTCCTCTGTTTCTCTGTGTGATTCCGATCTGTCTGGAACCAGAACAATGCTCGGCAACATGGTATCGCACGGGGGAAGCGGAGGCAGCGGAAAAACGCCGGGATCCTCCGCTTCCTCCGCCGACTCCGCGTGCGGCGTTCGGGAAGTCCCGGTCCCGAGCGGAGCCCGCTCAGCGGCGGCGCCCGAAGACGCTCAGCAGGCTGGAGAAGTCGTCGGTCCAGGGCTCCACGCCCCGCAGGATGCGCCCGCCGCGCCAGCGCGCGTCGGCGGCCAGGGGGCCCAGGTCCGCCTCGCTCCTGGCCAGCACCGCCCAGGTCGACGCCGAGTGGAAGGGCCGCCGCGGCGGGCGGTGCTCGGCCACGCGGATCGACATCCCCCGCTCCTTCGCCAGCGCCGCCACCACCGGCTCCAGGGAGAGGTAGCGGTTGCTCAGGTGGAAGACGACGAGGCCCCCCGGCGCCAGCTTCTCCAGGTACATCCCCAGCGCCTCGCGCGTCATCAGGTGCATGGGGATGGCGTCGGAGCTGAACGCGTCCAGGACGATCAGGTCGTACGCGGCCCGCGGGGCGCGCGCCAGCGACAGCCGCGCGTCTCCGAGGACCACGCGGATGCTGGCCCGCGAGTCGCGCAGGAACGTGAAATAGCGCGGGTCGCGGGCGATCCGCTCGATCCCGGGGTCGATCTCGTAGAAGGTCCACGCCTCGCCCGCGTTGCCGTACGCGGCCGCCGTCCCCGTTCCCAGGCCGACGACGGCCACCCGCCGCCGCCCCGCGTCCGCCGCCCTCGCGGCGAACACCTGCCCGAACGGCCCCTCGCGCAGGTAGTACGTCACCGGCTCGGTGCGCCGCCCCGGCGCGAAGGTCTGCGCACCGTGCAGGGTGGAGCCGTGGTAGAGCGCGTGGAAGCCCCCGTCCCGGGGGATGTCGAGCACCATGTAGCGCCCGTAGAACGAGCGCGCGGCCAAGAGCACCCGGTCCTGCCGGAGCGCGATGAGCGTGCTCACCAGGAGCGCCGCGCCGATGCAGGCGAACAGCCAGAGCGGGGCGCGGCCGAGCGCCAGCGAGACGAGCACCACCAGCGCGGCCGTGGCGGCGAGCTGCAGGATCGGCGGGATGCCGGGCACGTCGGGGCGCGCCACCAGCAGCATGGCCACCACGAACCCGGCCGTCCGCAGCGCGTAGCCCCGCCAGGTGCGGCGCAGCACGGCGCGCTCGGGCCAGGGGCGCGCCAGGCACGCCAGCGCCAGCAGCAGCGGGTACTCCCAGGTGCGGCTGAAGACGACCGGCGCCACCAGCACGTTGAAGATCCCGCCCAGCACCCCGCCCACGGCGATCCACAGGTAGAACTCGGTGAGGTGCCGCACGTCGGGCCGCCGCCGCGCCAGCTCGCCGTGGCACACCATCCCGGTGACGAAGAGCGCCAGCAGGTGCAGCGGGATCACCAGCCGCGGCTCGCGGGTGAAGCCGTACATCAGCAGCAGCGCCACCACGGCGATCACCGACGGCTGCACCCCCACCATCCACGCGTGCCGGAGCGGCGGGCGGGTGGAGAAGGCGAGGGTGAAGGTGAGCAGGTAGATGGCGAGCGGCACCACCCACAAGAGCGGCACCGGCGCCAGGTCGGTGGTGACGAAGGTGGTGACGGACAGCAGCAGGCTCGACGGGAGGAAGGCGAGGCCGATCCAGACCAGCCGCTCCCGCGCGGACACCCGCTCCGCGGCTCCCTCGCCCGCCGCGCCGAGCGCCGCCTCGGCCGAGGCGGGGCCGGCGGCGGGGTGCTTCCAGAGCACGAGCGCGCACCCGGCCACCAGCAGGCCGAGCGCGGCGTAGCCCAGCGCCCACGCGGCGCTCTGCTCGGCCAGGCGGAGCCGCGGCTCCATCAGGAAGGGGTAGCCGAGGAGCGCGAGCATGCTCCCCAGGTTGCTGGCGGCGTACAGCCAGTACGGGTTCGCGGCGTCGGGGCGGCCGGTGTGCGCGAACCAGCGCTGCAGCATCGGCCCCGTGCCGGAGAGCACGAAGAACGGCAGCCCCACCGTGGTCGCCATCAGCAGGAGGAGCCAGGGGATCGGCGCCTCCCCGCCCCGCGGCGCCGCGCCCGCCACGCTCACCGGCAGCACCACCGCGGCGAGCGCCAGCAGCGCCAGGTGCAGGAGCGCCTGCGCGCGCACGCCCAGCCGCCGCGCGCCCAGGTGCGCGTACAGGTAGCCGCCCAGGAGCGCCGCCTGGAAGAAGAGCATGCAGGTGTTCCACACCGCGGGCGTCCCCCCCAGCAGCGGCAGCACCATCTTGCTGAACATCGGCTGCACCAGGAACAGCAGGAAGGCGCTCGAGAACACGGCCGCCGCGTAGACCACCAGCGCCGCGCGCGACCACCCGCCGCGCGACGCGGCGGCGGCGGGCGCCTGCGCCGGCTCGCTCGGCGGGACGTCCGCGGGGGCCGCGGCGGGGGAGGGGGAAGTCAAGGAGATGCTTCCGGGGACGGGTTCGGCGGACCGGGATGCAATGTGCCCGCAAGGTCGGTCCGCGCGCGCGGCGCCGCAAGGACGCGGCTCCCCGGACGGAGGCGCCGGCTCCACCCGGCCGGGGGGACCGGGCTGGCGGCGGAGGCTCGTACAGACGACTTCAGGCCTCACGCAGAGTCAGCAGAGTCAGCAGAGAACACCTCTGCCGATA
This sequence is a window from Longimicrobium sp.. Protein-coding genes within it:
- a CDS encoding fused MFS/spermidine synthase, yielding MTSPSPAAAPADVPPSEPAQAPAAAASRGGWSRAALVVYAAAVFSSAFLLFLVQPMFSKMVLPLLGGTPAVWNTCMLFFQAALLGGYLYAHLGARRLGVRAQALLHLALLALAAVVLPVSVAGAAPRGGEAPIPWLLLLMATTVGLPFFVLSGTGPMLQRWFAHTGRPDAANPYWLYAASNLGSMLALLGYPFLMEPRLRLAEQSAAWALGYAALGLLVAGCALVLWKHPAAGPASAEAALGAAGEGAAERVSARERLVWIGLAFLPSSLLLSVTTFVTTDLAPVPLLWVVPLAIYLLTFTLAFSTRPPLRHAWMVGVQPSVIAVVALLLMYGFTREPRLVIPLHLLALFVTGMVCHGELARRRPDVRHLTEFYLWIAVGGVLGGIFNVLVAPVVFSRTWEYPLLLALACLARPWPERAVLRRTWRGYALRTAGFVVAMLLVARPDVPGIPPILQLAATAALVVLVSLALGRAPLWLFACIGAALLVSTLIALRQDRVLLAARSFYGRYMVLDIPRDGGFHALYHGSTLHGAQTFAPGRRTEPVTYYLREGPFGQVFAARAADAGRRRVAVVGLGTGTAAAYGNAGEAWTFYEIDPGIERIARDPRYFTFLRDSRASIRVVLGDARLSLARAPRAAYDLIVLDAFSSDAIPMHLMTREALGMYLEKLAPGGLVVFHLSNRYLSLEPVVAALAKERGMSIRVAEHRPPRRPFHSASTWAVLARSEADLGPLAADARWRGGRILRGVEPWTDDFSSLLSVFGRRR